A segment of the Bacillus pseudomycoides genome:
TGAAATGGAAGGCATTATGTATAACAAGGGAAATCCCCTATATTTAACAACTAACAATGTACTAATCATACCATGTAATCATGTGTTTTTGACCTAATTTTTTTTAAAATTTCACGTTTCTTTTATTGCGTTTATAATATTTCTCCCTAAAAGTTTCTATATCTTCGCTTTCATACATTTACTGTAACGCCTTTATCGAACTCCCTCCACCTTCACTTCGTTTAGAGGAGGAGGGCTTCTCCGTTAAAATGATAAAGACAACTCTTCCTTATCGAAATAAAAAGGAGAAAGATACTCTTGGATAAAAAACAAATACTATTTGGATCTCTTTTATGCTTACTTGCTGTAACAGCTTGGGGCTTTATGTTTCCCGTTATGGCCAGCGCCCTACAATTTATAGACCCATTCTTTTTCACTACTTTTCGTTACGGGTCAGCAGCTATTATTTTTACCATTCTTCTCTTCATGATTGAAGGAAAACACGCTTTTCACTTAGAAAAACAAACTTTCTATTTGTTATTTTATGGTACAGTCGGTTTTGCTGGATACGGATTTCTTGTTTTTTATGGACAGCAATTAGCAGGACCTTCAGGTGCCATTCACACGGCCATGATTCAATCTCTTATGCCACTACTTACCTTACTATTGCAATGGGGCTTACAAAATAAAAAGCCACAAAACTATACATTTCTTTGTATGTTTTGTGCACTTATCGCGTATTACTTGTTATTTCAAAAGGCAATATTCATCTATTATTTTGAACAGCAAGTCATCTCTTCACAAATATATTCATGCTCTCTGGCGTTATTTGCTGGGTTATTTACACAAATGGTGGCTCTCATTTCCAAACTTGGTCGCCGCTTCGTTATACAACACTCACATGTTTATTCGGATCTATTTCGTTAGTTCTTACTGTTACTGTACTAACATATATGAAAGTCATTTCTGTACCTACATTCCACACTATCGTTACAGTACGGTTCGAACTATTGTATATGTCCATTATTGCTGGGGTCGTCGCAGTCTTTTGCTGGAACATGGGCAATCGCCTTATTTCATCTATGAACGGCATATTATTTATGAACTTAGTACCTGTACTTGCACTTATAGGATCCATTTTCCGCGGCTATCAAGTTGAAAAGATTGAAGTAATTGGCGCGATAATTACAATTATCGCTTTACTATGCAACAACTTATGGCAACGAAAACAAGAGCGTGTACAACAGGAGATCACTTCGTAACAAACAAACCATAAAATACCCCCACCTACAATGTCGTGGGAGTATTTTACATATGAACTGCTCGCGGCAGAGGGTAATACGTATTTGTTACACATAATATTTGTTCTATCCACTGCTCTACTTCTTTCGTATACATTTCCAAAAAGAATGTTTCTGATGGAAACGAATGCAGGACTTCTGTTATATACTGCGGATATAAATACGGCATATTTATCATGCCCTTTAATTGCGTCATAAACATCGTAAAAGAAATCTTTTGAAATTCCTGCTGCATTTGTCCCTGCTTAATAATTTGCTCTATATAATATCTTTCTTTAGAAAAATAAACAGTCATCACTTCCCGGATTAACGTTGTATCAAGGGAGAGCTCTCTATAAAAGAATCGCGTAAGTTCCCTATGCTCAAACTGATAACGCAAAATTCCTCGTACGATTTGATTCATCACTTCTTTAGCTGACAAATACTCTCTTTGTTCAACTGACCTCTCAATTACCCCAATATATCCTTCTAAAAAATCTGTTATAAGCTGTTCTAATAAACCTTGCTTCCCAGCAAAATAATATGAAATATTAGCCACATTCACATCCGCCCGCTTTGCAATATCTCGCACCGATGTTCCATCGTATCCTTTCGTATAAAACAATGAAATTGCCGCATCAATTACTTTTTGTTTCGTCTGCTTCATGCGCTCACTTCCTCTCACCCTAAACAGCTATAATGTAAATTTCTTGACTTTTAAGACAAATTCCTTTAATTTTCTATCGACAAAGTCATATGAAATACAGCGTATTTTGCTATGATTTTACATTTCTCGATAGAAAGGACGACGTTTCCATGTTTACAAAAGAAAGTTATGCAGGATCACGCGAGCAGCAATATGAAAC
Coding sequences within it:
- the refZ gene encoding forespore capture DNA-binding protein RefZ is translated as MKQTKQKVIDAAISLFYTKGYDGTSVRDIAKRADVNVANISYYFAGKQGLLEQLITDFLEGYIGVIERSVEQREYLSAKEVMNQIVRGILRYQFEHRELTRFFYRELSLDTTLIREVMTVYFSKERYYIEQIIKQGQMQQEFQKISFTMFMTQLKGMINMPYLYPQYITEVLHSFPSETFFLEMYTKEVEQWIEQILCVTNTYYPLPRAVHM